The Oceanidesulfovibrio indonesiensis genome segment TTTCAGGTGATGTTCGATCACCCCGTCCAGGTCAGCACACTGCTGCATCGGACCCTCCGGACGCGGTGACTGAATGCCCATAATGGACCAGCGCGGGCCGAGGTAGCGCGCCAGCACGCTGAACTGCCAGGCAAAGCCGGACGCCGGATGGAAGCAGAACAGCGTTGGGCCATGGCTTTGACGCAGCGGCAGAAGCGTTTCATACCCCAGACGCTGCGCCTGTTCATCGCTCATCTGCGAGTCCAGCAGCGCGCCGAGCTTGTTCACCGTCGAGGCGACCATAATCAGCCCCGGCGTCACCT includes the following:
- a CDS encoding thioesterase domain-containing protein, with translation MVASTVNKLGALLDSQMSDEQAQRLGYETLLPLRQSHGPTLFCFHPASGFAWQFSVLARYLGPRWSIMGIQSPRPEGPMQQCADLDGVIEHHLKTLRARQPQGPYYLFGYSLGGTLAQGIAARLREQGEEVKFLGLLDTWPPETQNWSEKEANGLDPAVLAEIERERQAFIAAQQGQGSSELFNP